CGCCTCATGTCCAAGCGGAAGCAGGGGAAGGCCTCCTTCGCCCACCTGCAGGATGTGTCCGGACGGATCCAGATCTACGTCCGCCTGGACGAGGTGGGAGAGAAGCAGTATGAGCTTTTCACCATGGCCGACATCGGCGACTGGCTGGGTGTCAGCGGCGAGGTGTTCAAGACCAACCGCGGGGAAACCACCGTCAAGGCGGAATCCATCACCTTCCTGACCAAGTCCCTTCGCCCCCTGCCGGAGAAGTTCCACGGCTTGAAGGACGTGGAACTGCGTTACCGCAAGCGTTATCTCGACCTGATCATGAATCCCGACGTGAAGGAGACCTTTATCCTGCGCAGCCGCATCATCGCCGCGATCCGCCGCTTTTTGGACGAGCGGGGCTTTCTGGAAGTGGAGACGCCCACCATGCACGCCATCGCCGGGGGAGCGGCGGCGCGTCCCTTTATCACTCACCACAACGCCCTCGACATGCAGCTCTACATGCGGATCGCCATCGAGCTTCATCTGAAGCGGCTGATCGTCGGCGGACTGGAAAAGGTGTACGAGATCGGCCGGGTCTACCGGAACGAAGGGATTTCCACGAAGCACAATCCGGAATTCACGATGTTGGAGCTGTATCAGGCCTTTGCCGATTTTCGGGACATCATGAATTTGACGGAGGACCTGATCGCTCACGTGGCCAGGGAAGTGCTGGGAACGACCCGGATCGTTTACCAGGGGCATGAGATCGATCTGACGCCCCCCTGGGACCGGAAATCGATGACGGATCTGATCCGGGAGCATGTCGGCGTCGACTTCACCCGGGAGATGAGCGACGAGGAGGCCCGCCGCCTTGCCGAGGAGCACGGCGTCGAAGTGACCAAAGCGATGACCTTCGGCCACATTGTCAACGAGTTTTTCGAGCAAAAGGTGGAGGACAAGCTGATCCAGCCCACCTTCGTCTACGGCCATCCCACGGCCATCTCCCCGCTGGCCAAGAAGAACGAAGAGGATCCGCGCTTCACCGACCGCTTCGAACTCTTCATCGTCGGCCGGGAGCACGCCAACGCCTTCACCGAGCTGAACGACCCCATCGATCAGCGGCAGCGGTTTGAGGCGCAATTGAAGGAGCGCGCCGCCGGCAACGAGGAGGCCCATCCGATGGACGAGGACTTCCTGGAGTCCCTGGAATACGGCATGCCTCCCACCGGAGGGCTGGGGATCGGCATCGACCGGCTGGTGATGCTCCTCACCGACAGCCCCTCCATCCGGGACGTCCTCCTCTTCCCGCTGATGCGGGATCGGGATTGAAGGCGGATGGAAAAATGAAAAAAGGCGTTCCCCCATATACGGGGGAACGCCTTTTTTCGCGGCAGGCTTCGAAAGGATCCGGATCCCAATGACTTGCCCGATTACAGTGGAGGCAACGAAAACATGAACATGGTTCGAGGTGTCGACGTCGGAGGACGGACCAGAGAAGAACAACAGGATATCGGCGCGGTTCATGGTGAGCATGTCCAGCATCCCGCTTGGCATCAATCTTTCCTGTCGGTTTCAGCCGGGAGAAAGCGGCTGCAATCGGAAAAGGAACTGCCCTTCTTTTACGCTCGACTTGTCCCGGTTCGAAACCATTGTCCTGCAGGATTGTTGCTATTCCGGTTCCATGGAAAACAGGTGAGCCAATGTTATGAAAGTATGGATCGGGCTAAAATGATGTTTGCGGGTTGGCGCCGCACGCCTTGTATGGGCTTTCCGGACGGGGAGGAGGCGCAAGATCCCGGCGAAAAAATTCAGCCGCTGCCCCTTCAGCATGGGATCAACCGGCACCTTTGATTGGACCGAAAACCATATCCGGCACGGATGAGGCGGCGCCACAGCCTCTGCGGGGTGTTCCCCTTTGTGTTG
The window above is part of the Planifilum fulgidum genome. Proteins encoded here:
- the lysS gene encoding lysine--tRNA ligase, with product MTRDEEQNELLKVRRNKMETLREEGIDPFGRRFERTHLARDIHEAFGHFSKEELQEKGEKVTVAGRLMSKRKQGKASFAHLQDVSGRIQIYVRLDEVGEKQYELFTMADIGDWLGVSGEVFKTNRGETTVKAESITFLTKSLRPLPEKFHGLKDVELRYRKRYLDLIMNPDVKETFILRSRIIAAIRRFLDERGFLEVETPTMHAIAGGAAARPFITHHNALDMQLYMRIAIELHLKRLIVGGLEKVYEIGRVYRNEGISTKHNPEFTMLELYQAFADFRDIMNLTEDLIAHVAREVLGTTRIVYQGHEIDLTPPWDRKSMTDLIREHVGVDFTREMSDEEARRLAEEHGVEVTKAMTFGHIVNEFFEQKVEDKLIQPTFVYGHPTAISPLAKKNEEDPRFTDRFELFIVGREHANAFTELNDPIDQRQRFEAQLKERAAGNEEAHPMDEDFLESLEYGMPPTGGLGIGIDRLVMLLTDSPSIRDVLLFPLMRDRD